From one Solanum stenotomum isolate F172 chromosome 12, ASM1918654v1, whole genome shotgun sequence genomic stretch:
- the LOC125849118 gene encoding BTB/POZ and TAZ domain-containing protein 4 — MSKKDEESPRVSASPNPPPLPVDFISSRQESTFAARKSTVRKYCCTPTATKNTWDCLFDEGYRADVSINTDNGGVLYAHASILGVNSAVFKSMLSLKQSRAHGRCGQRSISINGVPPEAVQVFIRFLYSSRYEEEKMKEHGLSLLVLSHAYAVTHLKRECEWQLEQRLTTENVVDIFQLALLCDASRLSLVCHRFMMKNLKPISATEGWKAMKQSHPVLEKQMLKSIIDEDIREKERVRKNNERKMYMQLYEAMEALVHICKDGCRTIGPHDKVLKEDQEPCHYAACKGLESLIRHFAGCKLRVPGGCIHCKRMWQVLELHSRLCANSDVCKVPLCRSFKQKRRKQNKKDEMKWSILVRKIVRSKSISGAPFFSSEST; from the exons ATGAGCAAGAAAGATGAGGAATCTCCGCGGGTGAGCGCCTCACCAAACCCGCCTCCATTGCCAGTGGATTTCATAAGTAGCCGGCAGGAGAGCACATTTGCAGCGAGGAAATCAACAGTGAGAAAATACTGCTGCACGCCAACAGCTACAAAGAATACTTGGGATTGCCTCTTTGATGAAGGTTACAGAGCCGACGTTTCGATTAACACAGATAACGGTGGCGTCCTCTACGCACATGCTAGTATTTTG GGTGTGAATTCTGCAGTATTTAAAAGCATGTTGAGTTTAAAACAATCAAGAGCACATGGTCGATGTGGTCAACGATCCATCTCCATAAATGGGGTTCCACCTGAGGCTGTTCAAGTTTTCATCAGATTCTTGTATTCTTCCAG gtatgaggaagaaaaaatgaaGGAGCATGGGTTGAGCCTTTTGGTGCTATCGCATGCATATGCAGTCACCCACCTAAAGCGAGAATGCGAGTGGCAGCTGGAGCAAAGATTAACCACGGAAAATGTGGTTGACATCTTCCAGTTAGCACTATTGTGTGATGCCTCTCGGCTTAGCCTTGTTTGTCACCGTTTTATGATGAAGAATCTTAAGCCTATTTCTGCCACAGAAGGATGGAAAGCTATGAAACAAAGCCATCCTGTGCTTGAAAAACagatgttaaaatccataattGATGAGGATATT AGGGAAAAGGAAAGGGTGAGAAAAAACAATGAGAGGAAAATGTATATGCAGTTATATGAGGCAATGGAAGCCCTGGTTCACATATGCAAAGATGGTTGCCGTACAATTGGTCCCCATGATAAGGTTTTGAAAGAGGATCAAGAACCATGCCATTATGCAGCATGCAAAGGGCTAGAATCCCTCATTCGTCACTTTGCTGGGTGCAAGTTGAGAGTCCCAGGTGGCTGCATCCACTGCAAGAGGATGTGGCAAGTTTTGGAGCTGCATTCTCGCCTTTGTGCCAATTCGGATGTTTGTAAAGTTCCTTTGTGCAG GAGTTTTAAGCAGAAGCGCAGAAAACAGAACAAGAAGGATGAAATGAAATGGAGTATATTGGTGAGAAAGATAGTGAGATCCAAGAGCATTTCTGGAGCTCCATTCTTCTCATCTGAATCCACATAA